The following are encoded in a window of Lagenorhynchus albirostris chromosome 3, mLagAlb1.1, whole genome shotgun sequence genomic DNA:
- the FAM53C gene encoding protein FAM53C — protein sequence MITLITEQLQKQTLDELKCTRFSISLPLPDHVDISNCGNPFQLVSEGASWRGLPHCSCAEFQDSLNLSYHPSGLSLHLRPPSPGNSPQEQPLSQVLSPEPPDPEKLPVPPAPPSKRHCRSLSVPVDLSRWQPVWRPAPSKLWTPIKHRGSGGGGGPQVPHQSPPKRVSSLRFLQAPSASSQCAPPHRPYSPPFFSLALAQDSSRPSATSPQSGSWESDAESLSPCPPQRRFSLSPSLGPQASRFLPSARSSPASSPELPWRPRGLRNLPRSRSQPCDLDARKAGVKRRHEEDPRRLRPSLDFDKMNQKPYSGGLCLQETAREGSSISPPWFMACSPSHLSASCSPIGDSSQVLSESEEEEEGSVRWGRQALSKRTLCQQDFGDLDLNLIEEN from the exons ATGATAACCCTGATCACTGAGCAGCTACAGAAGCAGACTCTGGATGAGCTGAAATGCACACGCTTCAGCATCAGTCTG cCTTTGCCTGATCATGTAGACATCTCCAACTGTGGGAATCCTTTCCAGCTTGTGTCTG AAGGTGCTTCCTGGAGGGGCCTGCCCCACTGTTCCTGTGCTGAGTTCCAGGACAGCCTCAATCTCAGCTACCACCCCTCAGGCTTGAGCCTGCACCTCAGACCACCCAGCCCAGGAAATTCCCCACAGGAGCAGCCCCTCTCCCAAGTCCTAAGCCCTGAGCCTCCAGACCCAGAAAAGCTTCCTGTGCCCCCTGCCCCTCCATCTAAGAGGCACTGCCGCTCACTCTCAGTGCCCGTGGACCTGTCTCGCTGGCAGCCGGTGTGGCGGCCCGCCCCCTCCAAGCTGTGGACTCCCATCAAGCACCGGGGCAGTGGTGGAGGGGGTGGGCCGCAGGTGCCTCACCAGAGCCCCCCAAAGCGGGTCTCCAGCCTCAGGTTCCTCCAAGCTCCCAGTGCCTCTTCTCAATGTGCCCCACCCCACAGACCCTACAGCCCCCCTTTCTTCAGCCTGGCCCTGGCCCAAGATTCTTCTCGTCCCTCTGCCACCTCCCCCCAAAGTGGCTCCTGGGAGAGTGATGCTGAGTCCCTGTCACCTTGCCCACCCCAGCGTCGCTTCTCCCTGTCACCCAGCCTGGGCCCACAGGCAAGCCGCTTCTTGCCCTCTGCCCGGAGCTCCCCCGCATCCTCCCCAGAGCTGCCCTGGAGACCTCGAGGCCTGCGCAATCTTCCCCGAAGCCGCTCACAGCCTTGTGATCTTGATGCCCGCAAAGCTGGAGTCAAGCGGCGCCACGAGGAGGACCCTCGGCGGCTGCGGCCTTCCTTGGACTTTGACAAGATGAATCAG AAACCATACTCAGGAGGTCTCTGTCTCCAAGAAACAGCCCGGGAAGGCAGCAGTATCTCTCCACCGTGGTTCATGGCCTGTAGCCCCTCACACCTCTCTGCTTCCTGCAGCCCCATTGGGGATTCCTCCCAGGTGCTGAGTGAAAgcgaagaggaggaggaggggtccGTGCGGTGGGGCCGGCAGGCGCTGAGCAAGCGGACATTGTGCCAGCAGGACTTTGGGGACCTGGACTTGAATCTGATTGAGGAGAACTAA